In the Quercus lobata isolate SW786 chromosome 5, ValleyOak3.0 Primary Assembly, whole genome shotgun sequence genome, one interval contains:
- the LOC115991611 gene encoding linoleate 13S-lipoxygenase 3-1, chloroplastic-like, which translates to MAMGKEIMGGSMIERSSFVSSTKVFLNHGKNNNMFLVKHLEKRRAVVPLRKVVKGPVVAAVSEDLVKSVPVVSVPAEKFKVRAVVTVKNKNKQDFKDKIVKHLDCLTDNIGRNIVLQLVSTEIDPKTKAPRKSNEAVLKDWSKKSNVKAERVNYTAEFMLNSNFGVPGAITVSNNHQMEFFLETITIEGFAFGPVHFPCNSWVQSRKDHPEKRIFFSNKPYLPNETPGGLRSLREKELRDIRGDGKGVRKLSDRVYDFDVYNDLGNPDKGIDLARPTLGGEKIPYPRRCRTGRLPTDTDMHAESRVEKPLPMYVPRDDQFEESKQDTVSAGRLKAVLHNLIPSLKASISANNHEFKGFLDIDNLYSEGVLHELGLKDELVKQLPLPKVVSNIQESNRGITKFDTPKIVSKDKFAWLRDDEFARQAIAGINPVSIERLTVFPPVSKLDPEIYGPQESALKEEHIMGYLNGMTVQQALEDNKLFILDHHDAYLPFLERINALDGRKAYATRTVFFLTSPGTLMPIAIELSLPPSSSSSCSKRVVRPAVDATSNWMWQLAKAHVSSNDVGVHQLVNHWLRTHASLEPFILATHRQMSALHPIFKLLDPHMRYTMEINALARQTLVNADGVIESCFTPGQYAMEISAAAYKSSWRFDMESLPADLIRRGMAVPDPTQPHGLKLLIEDYPYATDGLQIWSAIENWVRTYVNHYYPNSSLICNDKELQAWYFESVNVGHGDLSQESWWPTLDNADNLVSVLTTLIWLASAQHAALNFGQYPYGGYVPSRPPLMRRLIPEENEPEYAIFLADPQKYFLHAMPSVLQATKFMAMVDTLSTHSPDEEYLGERQQPSVWTSDAEIINAFYEFSAELRRIEKEIDRKNLDTSLRNRCGAGVLPYELLAPSSGPGVTCRGIPNSVSI; encoded by the exons ATGGCGATGGGAAAAGAAATCATGGGTGGTTCTATGATTGAGAGGTCTTCATTTGTTTCATCAACAAAAGTGTTTCTGAATCATGGTAAGAACAACAACATGTTTTTGGTTAAACATTTGGAGAAAAGGAGGGCAGTAGTGCCTTTGAGGAAGGTTGTGAAGGGTCCTGTGGTGGCTGCTGTGAGTGAAGATTTGGTGAAGTCTGTGCCTGTTGTGTCTGTGCCTGCAGAGAAGTTTAAGGTGAGAGCTGTTGTGACAGTGAAGAATAAGAACAAGCAGGACTTCAAAGATAAAATTGTGAAGCATTTGGATTGTTTGACTGATAATATTGGGAGGAATATTGTTCTGCAACTAGTCAGCACTGAAATTGATCCAA AAACTAAGGCTCCAAGGAAAAGCAATGAGGCTGTGTTAAAAGACTGGTCAAAGAAATCGAATGTCAAAGCTGAGAGGGTTAATTACACAGCTGAGTTTATGTTGAACTCTAATTTTGGTGTGCCTGGAGCAATCACAGTGAGCAACAACCATCAGATGGAGTTTTTTTTGGAGACTATTACCATTGAAGGATTTGCATTTGGTCCAGTCCACTTCCCTTGTAACTCATGGGTGCAATCCAGGAAAGATCATCCAGAAAAGAGGATATTCTTCTCaaataag CCATATCTACCAAATGAAACGCCTGGTGGGCTTAGATCATTAAGAGAGAAAGAGCTTAGAGATATAAGGGGTGATGGCAAAGGAGTCAGAAAATTATCTGACAGGGTATATGATTTTGATGTGTACAATGATTTGGGAAATCCAGACAAGGGAATTGACCTTGCTAGGCCAACACTTGGAGGTGAAAAAATTCCATATCCTAGACGGTGTCGCACTGGTCGTCTTCCTACTGATACTG ATATGCATGCAGAAAGCAGGGTTGAGAAGCCATTACCAATGTATGTGCCTAGAGATGACCAATTTGAGGAGTCAAAGCAAGACACAGTTTCTGCTGGGAGGCTTAAAGCAGTGCTTCACAACTTAATCCCATCCTTGAAAGCCAGCATTTCGGCTAATAACCACGAGTTCAAAGGATTTTTGGACATTGACAACCTCTATAGTGAAGGTGTCCTCCATGAACTGGGGTTGAAAGATGAACTCGTAAAGCAGCTCCCACTGCCAAAGGTGGTCAGCAATATCCAAGAATCCAATAGGGGAATTACCAAATTTGACACCCCCAAGATAGTTTCCA AGGACAAGTTTGCATGGTTGCGAGATGATGAATTTGCCCGACAAGCAATTGCAGGAATAAATCCAGTTAGTATTGAAAGGCTTACAGTGTTCCCTCCTGTGAGCAAGCTTGATCCTGAAATCTATGGTCCTCAGGAGTCTGCACTCAAAGAAGAACACATTATGGGCTATCTCAATGGCATGACTGTACAACAG GCATTGGAGGACAACAAGCTGTTTATATTGGATCACCATGATGCTTACCTTCCATTTCTTGAACGTATTAATGCCCTTGATGGCCGAAAAGCTTATGCAACTCGTACCGTATTTTTCTTGACCTCTCCTGGGACTCTTATGCCCATTGCTATAGAACTTAGCCTTCCACCGTCAAGTTCAAGTTCTTGCTCTAAACGCGTTGTCAGACCAGCTGTTGATGCTACTTCCAATTGGATGTGGCAGCTTGCCAAGGCTCATGTGAGCTCCAATGATGTAGGGGTACACCAACTTGTTAACCATTG GTTGCGTACACATGCAAGCTTGGAACCGTTTATACTAGCTACACACAGGCAAATGAGTGCATTGCACCCTATATTCAAGCTTTTAGACCCTCACATGAGATATACAATGGAAATCAATGCCTTGGCCCGGCAAACTCTAGTCAATGCTGATGGTGTTATTGAGTCTTGCTTTACACCTGGTCAATATGCTATGGAGATTAGTGCTGCTGCATATAAAAGCTCTTGGCGCTTTGACATGGAAAGCCTTCCTGCTGATCTCATCCGCAG GGGTATGGCAGTACCTGACCCAACACAACCACATGGTCTAAAACTCCTAATTGAAGACTACCCATATGCCACTGATGGGCTCCAAATATGGTCTGCAATCGAGAACTGGGTTCGCACCTATGTGAACCACTACTACCCAAATTCAAGCCTAATTTGCAATGACAAAGAGCTACAAGCTTGGTACTTTGAGTCTGTCAATGTGGGCCATGGTGATCTAAGCCAGGAAAGCTGGTGGCCTACATTGGACAATGCTGATAATCTAGTCTCAGTCCTCACAACCCTTATTTGGCTAGCTTCAGCACAACATGCTGCACTTAATTTTGGTCAATACCCATATGGTGGATATGTACCAAGCCGTCCACCCCTAATGAGAAGATTGATACCTGAAGAAAATGAACCTGAGTATGCTATTTTCCTAGCTGATCCTCAAAAGTATTTCCTCCATGCAATGCCTAGTGTACTACAAGCTACAAAGTTCATGGCTATGGTTGATACACTTTCAACACACTCCCCTGATGAGGAGTACCTAGGGGAGAGACAACAACCATCTGTTTGGACCAGTGACGCTGAAATCATCAATGCATTTTACGAATTCTCTGCTGAATTGAGACGGATAGAGAAGGAGATTGATAGGAAGAACCTTGATACTAGCTTGAGGAATCGATGTGGGGCTGGTGTGTTACCATATGAGCTACTTGCACCTAGCTCAGGACCTGGTGTAACATGTAGAGGGATACCAAATAGTGTGTCAATATGA